One region of Longimicrobiaceae bacterium genomic DNA includes:
- a CDS encoding NAD-dependent epimerase/dehydratase family protein, with translation MTGASGFVGGHLAERLRAAGWNVRALVRPTSDVALLRELGAELVHGGLDDVDAIRRGADGAEVVFHLAAVTAARDEAAYRRANAEGTRNVVRGALAADNRPRRIVYLSSYAACGPSADARARHVDDPPAPLTAYGRTKLEGEHALAEAARGGVETLTVRAPAVYGPRGRELLPYFRLVANRLAPSPGGPPRRLHLVYAPDLAAALVRAADAPTGTYPVAEPVEHPWRDVVGEMARALGRRPLRISLPPTLVRAAAATTQALAAAVGRTPAFNREKAEEMLAEAWVCDLAGSDALLPPGEATPLARGMDVTVAWYRDHGWL, from the coding sequence GTGACCGGCGCGTCCGGATTCGTGGGCGGGCATTTGGCCGAGCGACTGCGCGCCGCGGGATGGAACGTGCGCGCCCTCGTCCGCCCCACCAGCGATGTCGCGCTGCTGCGGGAGCTTGGCGCGGAGCTGGTGCACGGCGGCCTGGACGACGTGGATGCGATCCGGCGCGGGGCGGATGGCGCGGAGGTCGTCTTCCACCTCGCCGCCGTGACCGCCGCGCGCGACGAGGCCGCCTACCGCCGCGCCAACGCGGAAGGTACGCGCAACGTGGTCCGCGGCGCCCTCGCCGCCGACAACCGGCCGAGGCGCATCGTCTATCTCTCCTCGTACGCGGCGTGCGGGCCGTCCGCGGATGCGCGGGCGAGGCACGTGGACGACCCGCCCGCGCCGCTCACCGCGTACGGGCGCACGAAGCTGGAGGGCGAGCACGCGCTGGCGGAGGCGGCACGCGGGGGCGTGGAGACGCTGACGGTGCGCGCCCCGGCCGTGTACGGGCCGCGCGGACGCGAGCTGCTGCCGTACTTCCGCTTGGTGGCGAACCGGCTGGCGCCCTCGCCCGGCGGGCCGCCGCGGCGCTTGCACCTCGTGTACGCGCCGGATTTGGCGGCGGCGCTGGTGCGAGCGGCGGACGCGCCGACCGGCACGTATCCCGTCGCCGAGCCGGTGGAGCACCCGTGGCGCGACGTGGTCGGGGAGATGGCCCGCGCGCTGGGCCGCCGCCCGCTACGCATCTCCCTCCCGCCCACGCTCGTCCGCGCCGCCGCCGCGACGACGCAAGCACTCGCCGCCGCCGTGGGGCGCACCCCCGCCTTCAACCGCGAGAAGGCGGAGGAGATGCTCGCGGAGGCGTGGGTCTGCGATCTCGCCGGTTCCGATGCGCTGCTGCCGCCGGGCGAGGCGACGCCGCTGGCCCGCGGGATGGACGTCACCGTCGCCTGGTATCGCGACCACGGCTGGCTGTAG
- a CDS encoding glycosyltransferase family 2 protein, whose product MHDALFYLAAATVVFLLAMTAELVLGGRKLRRMADVALPAPGELPTLSVVIAARNEERNLEEALRSVLALRWEGGAEVIVVDDRSTDATGAILDRMAATARRLRVVHVAELPAGWLGKNHALWHGAQEARGELLLFTDADVVMEPTAVQRAAAHLVRGGFDHVTAGPDVLMPGMLLRTFGVVFAVFFSLFSRPWKAADPRSRFHIGIGAFNLVRARAYREMGTHRAIAMRPDDDMKLGKLVKKHGFRQDFLIGAGMVSVEWYASLRELVNGLKKNGFAGVDYRLSMVWLATVAHTLLFVWPFVALFATHGWTRGLNAAAVAIILVVFAGAARETRVPPWYGVIFPAAVLLFLYVVWNSTLATLLGGGIEWRGTHYPLAELKANRI is encoded by the coding sequence ATGCACGACGCGCTCTTCTACCTGGCCGCGGCGACCGTCGTCTTTCTCCTGGCGATGACGGCGGAGCTGGTGCTGGGCGGCCGGAAGCTGCGCCGCATGGCGGACGTGGCGCTGCCCGCGCCCGGCGAGCTTCCCACGCTGTCTGTGGTGATCGCGGCGCGCAACGAGGAGCGGAACCTGGAGGAGGCGCTCCGGTCGGTCTTGGCGCTGCGCTGGGAAGGCGGCGCGGAGGTGATCGTGGTGGACGACCGCTCGACCGACGCCACGGGCGCGATCCTGGACCGCATGGCGGCGACGGCCCGGCGGCTGCGCGTGGTGCACGTGGCGGAGCTGCCGGCCGGCTGGCTGGGGAAGAACCACGCGCTGTGGCACGGCGCGCAGGAAGCGCGCGGCGAGCTGCTGCTCTTCACCGACGCGGACGTGGTGATGGAGCCCACCGCCGTGCAGCGCGCCGCCGCCCACCTGGTGCGGGGCGGCTTCGACCACGTGACGGCGGGGCCCGACGTGCTGATGCCGGGCATGCTGCTGCGCACGTTCGGCGTGGTGTTCGCCGTCTTCTTCTCGCTCTTCTCGCGGCCCTGGAAGGCGGCGGACCCGCGCAGCCGCTTCCACATCGGAATCGGCGCGTTCAACCTCGTCCGCGCGAGGGCCTACCGGGAGATGGGGACGCACCGGGCCATCGCCATGCGGCCGGACGACGACATGAAGCTGGGCAAGCTGGTGAAGAAGCACGGCTTCCGGCAGGACTTCCTGATCGGGGCGGGGATGGTGTCGGTGGAGTGGTACGCGTCGCTGCGCGAGCTGGTGAACGGGCTGAAGAAGAACGGCTTCGCGGGCGTGGACTACCGCCTGTCGATGGTGTGGCTCGCCACTGTCGCGCACACGCTGCTCTTCGTCTGGCCTTTCGTGGCGCTCTTCGCCACGCACGGGTGGACGCGGGGGCTGAACGCGGCGGCGGTCGCCATCATCCTCGTCGTCTTCGCGGGGGCGGCGCGGGAAACGCGGGTGCCGCCGTGGTACGGTGTGATCTTTCCCGCGGCCGTGCTGCTCTTCCTGTACGTCGTCTGGAACTCGACCCTTGCCACGCTTCTCGGCGGCGGCATCGAGTGGCGGGGTACGCACTACCCGCTCGCCGAGCTGAAGGCGAACCGCATCTGA